CAGATCGTcggcacaaactccaccacctatatccaCCATAGAACCATGCTTGTAAAATTTCAATTTCCCAAAATGTCCCCAGAAGTTaaccggtcaacccttggtcaaagtcaaagtcatcggTCAagttcaacagtccatgttgaccttaactcgtcaATTACGctcagctactcgtcgagttccttgcataactcgccaactcgccgagtcactagagtcactcgtcgagttcctaaggtttacgaccataaactccttggccgactcgtcagGTTTCCCTTTTAACTCCCCAAGTTCATACatgtccaaaggttgggaaaaccctagccgactcactgagtcactcatctgactcgccgatcCCACGATAATCTTCATATGAatcgtcgagttgaccatgcgactcgtcgagttccttcagtccttcatccatacatatgctttttaagccatgctaaggttccatattgtagacccaacttcccaaggcatgtttatcacgtaaagttgcaaactttacatgcatgcaaatctctaaagtcttaaaatgacaaaactaaTCTTGCAAAGAAGTCTTACACTTGAGGGGAGGTTCATACTTGCCAAAGCTGAcaactttatggacttagagacccaagagagttcagatctgaagttgcaacttcaaatTTTAGCTCAAACACAAGAAAAGCTTCCTAAAATCAcccaaaacagatctagaatgaaatgaggcCAAGATAACAACTTAATACCTTCCAAAGGATGCCAACTGAGGTAGATCTCTGATTCCCACACATGCCTTGCTTCTAGTTACTGGTTCCCCAATcttttctcaccaaaaatccTTCTTCAAAGCTTAAGACACACAAATGTAGCACACTAGGGCTATGGAGTATCAAGAGGCTATGAAGGGGAGGCTGgagaggccaatgatcctttaaatagggtgtaaaaccccaaaaattagggtttcatcctccagttcctactcgtcgagtccctacttggactcggcgagtaggtcacttaaacacgtggaccaaaccgctgctactcgacgagtcgggcaaccaactcatcgagtggacCTTGAAATCACAAAAATTTAACCATAAATCAATAGTTTGGGAATCGGGGCGTCACAATGTGTTTTGGTTtaatttcagtatggtgactacgAGACGTTCATGATAAGGTGTTGATGCCCCGAAGAGGCCAGGTTTGAGTGACGAAGAGATATGTGTGTTGATCACTACTCATGTAGCTTTGGTAGTTAGGCAAGCAATCCTGAAGGTGTTTGGGTCTTTCAAGACCACATTAATCGAGATGTTTGACGATCATTATGTTGTTGTCACCGAGGTTGTAGTCACTTCAAGCATTGCAGCTCTAGGACTTCAAGGAGGGGGATCAATTCAATAATGGGACTTTAGTAATATGAAACCCTCAAAGTTTGATTAGGTCAAAGACCTAACTGTTTCTTTGAGATCAATGTCTggtgtggagggatgtttctttacttgctttATCCATAGAACCAGAAGGTCAAGTTTGCACTGAACCTTCTATCtttgggagtgaaggactggtggaagttggTAACAGTAGTTCCATTAGACAGCATCTAGGTTGACAAACACCTAAACTATGTGGAGAGACTAATGGTGATCCTTGATATAAAGATGAAGACCTTACACAAAAAGGTGGTATCCTTGGTTAATGTGCAGTGGCGGCCCCGGAAGGGCTCATAGTGGACTTAGGAACCCAATTCGGAGATGTGTAAGCACTACCCAGACCTATTTGTAGCTGAGGATTTCAATGACAAAATCTAGTacaaatgggggagaattgtaacaccaagTTTTAGGTATAATTCTTTTAAGGTTTTATTTCAATTGTAAGAACTTTGTGTTGGCCACGACATTGTAAAGGATGTTCCACGACGTGGCCATGTCCAGAAGAATCACGTATTCATTTAAGATCCCACAACGTGGCATTATGTTGGCCACAGTGTGGGGAAGGTCAaattactaaaccctaattttcgagcTTATGTCCCTACATAATGGATGTGATGGGTAGAGTTTtctcaccctcagcctccatcgcCTCCCCTTCACCCTCAAGATACCCTAGCATTCATTTTGTCATTTGAGAGCTTTTGGTGGcattttttgtgttttgaagaagaagaaggagcccTTGGTGCATAAATATAGCAAGCTAACCTCCTCATCACATCTTTGTGCATATTGTGGActtttgtaagtcctcaagtcccaagctttatatttcatgcttctagatctaggtttctTGTACCTTTTCTCCTTGTGTTTGAGACATTGAATGGTTAggttcataaagttggcaactttttgGATCCTTGAGGTCCCTTGGTGGTTATAATTTTTGGATCTAAAGAGTTATAATTGTTATTAATATTCATATATTTTATTCTAAATTTTATTAAACTTgtgatatttgttatatatatagcTAGTTGTGAGACTCGTATATTATACAGGCTGATTAAAATAAAACGTTAAATACGAAGGAGTAAACAGGAAGTTTATTtgtatataaaatttgaaataagtgaaaattatgagaaaataaatttaaaaaaaacatgcgaaaaataaataaattaaaattacgtGTTTATTTGTCAAACTTGTGTACTATAATGGTTAATTATAATAAAATCTAAAATACGaaggtttaaactgtaatttattaaaaattgaaatttgaaatttaaaatttgaaacttATAATTAATATACTCATTATGATatatttaatttatggaaactaaattaatgatatattggaaaattaaaaacgaagtaaatgacaagtggaaaataaatatctcTAAATTACCACAAATTGATATTTTTGGCTTTATGCTTTATGAATTTATATTATGGTACATGTTATGGGTTTTTGTGTGTAgggttgttatgtgttatgtttagcttttttatgtgttatgtttagaattgttatttggtattgatttttattttataGATTTTAATGTGATGGCTTTTATGTTATGgagttatgttatggatttgaatGTTATTGGTTAATGTTATGGTTTATGTTATAAAATTTATGTGATTTATATTTAATGTAAAACAGGTTACATATGGATAAGGAAGATGAGTTTTTAGGTTTTCTTATACTCTCATGTTATTGGTTGATGTTGGttcaaaaaaggaaaaaaataatttaaagaataaAAGCTAACGAATCGGAAGAAACCGGGCATGCATATACACGAGATTTGATACACGGATGTCCTATACAATGTTACGATATGATGCATCTTTCACAAGATGCATTTGTATTATTATGCAATCATTTTACTCAAAGAAATTGGTTGCAACGTAGTAGGACAATAAGCGTTCAAGAGAAGATGACTCTATTTTACATGTTATAGGAtataatgaagggttttgagccgTTAAAGAAAGGGTTCACAACTCCATACAAacgattcatcaatgttttcaCGAAGTGTTAAAAGAAATTATGTATTTTGCATGAGAAATAATTGTACAAACATCTTCTGATACAACAAGAAATACCTCGAAACGACATAGACGGCTATTTCATGGAGCATTAGGTGCACTATATGGAACACTTGTAGATGCGGTTGTGCCCGTTGATGAACAAACTCGTTATAGGGGAAGAGGAAAAGTTGAATGTTATCAAATGTAATAggaatttgtaattttgatatgatattaaccTTTGTATGGGCTGGATGGGAGGGCATAACACATGATTctaaagttttgaaagaagttgcatttaatccgacttctggatttccattccctccaccagatttgtaatttttttataagttttattatctatattatttatatgataaatttgTCAACCATCTACAaataaatattacctttgtgatgccGCATACACCAACACTCGTGGATTTATGGCTCCTTATTGCAATATTAGGTATTTGTTAGCCGATTTTTGAATAAATAGAGTTTTAACTAAGGAAGAAATGTTCAATCATGCtcatgcacaacttagaaatatcattgaacgtgcttatggtgtattgaagacgagatttccaattttaaaacgtgtggctccttatccttttccagtgcaaagagacatagtcattgtttgtgttgcggtccataattttataaggaaatacgatattCAAGATGACTTATTTACGAAATTTGAACAAAACACTATGGTTACTCCGAATGTGGGAGATGGAGGAAGTGAGGCCCAAAACATACAAGGCTTAAAATGGGGTTCAAAAGTCGTTGACTATATAACTACTTTGCGTGATTAGATTGTTAATCAGTTACTTTCAAATTGTTCACGTTAAATGATGTACTTTTTATTATGTATGACAGTGCGTTTTTGGATTTTGTATTACACTTTGTATTTGGATAATAaattatgtatgtttaatttggattttatgtgataatttttatttttataattattttatccaGCATAAGGGACAACACAAGGATAATATGGTCACTTTTATTATTAAATACAGTCGGTCAGATAAATAATCAAACAGCATAAACTCAATCATATGTGGATTCAGTTAACATTTCTAACCCAGTCAGCTTCTAACTCAGTCAGCTGTAACCcaatcaacaactatcaaacgaccccttatTTATTAGGAAAGATTTTCCTAAAATTAATTTCATATAATTTATTCAATTTCAAGTACTCTCTGAGTACTCCTCACGTACACTGAATACTCTTTACTCTTTAGTCGACATCCCTTGAAACGCATAACGAGTTTTGCAATATCGGTTGTCGTGTCATCGAAAATATTGCAACCGATAACTCaacaacaaaaaagaaaatatagaTGAAATTTGATGAGGTGAATGTGATAGAAAGAACGAGTAGTGTGGCTGGTGGTAAGAGGTGTGTATGGGTGGGACatgttattaaaataataataataatcatttaTTTAGATAATAAAAAGGCCAAATCAAATATCTATAAGGGTATTATACATGAGGGACACAAAACATTAAAATTTATGAACTAATACAACctataaaaaaatttaaagagTGGACCAAACCTATAATCATGCCATATGGACAATTTGTGTAGTTTACTCAAGTTTAATTTATAAGGTATCtaaatatattttttcaaaaaacgGGTGGGAAAACAAAACAAATTGTCAAATGAGGCAAGTAGCTAAAAAACAAAAGGATCTGCTGCTACGTACGGAGAAGTGTGGACTCTCCCCCTTCATCTCACATGCTCTTTAAGCCTTCCTCTCATGTCCCATCATATTCTACTATATCATTTACAATTTTGCAACCAACGGCTTTTTAGCCAAGACACATGGCGAAAAGACATCTTTTTAAAAAGTGTCGGGGGTTGAAACTAAATTTAAGAAGGGTAGAAAGTGTCGCTCTTAAAAACAATTACCATTTTGCAATACAATcacagaaataaataaataaacaacataTGTATTTAACTTTAGTTTAAAACAATAATTAACCCAACTTCAAACAACAAATATGGTTCCAATAGTCCATATGTTTTCAATTCTAATGTATATATAGAGCTGGCTCTAGGGGTGTTCAAAACGTTACATCGTACAGAGTCCCGAAAAAATAAACCcgaaaattaatatatttaccgAGTAACATTATATTATATACTAATATTATTagcatttattaaaaaaatcttTTGTGCACTTAGTTAAGAGCGCCTCATTGATAGTCAATCAGGGACGGTTTTATTCGGGTGTCCGCAGTGGCACTGGCAACCTCTGCTTTTTCTGTACGCAGTGtaaattttttgatattttttaatttttttttctttttttttttctacttaCCGTCAACACCTACTATGGACCGGCAACACCTACTACCAAATCTTGCGTCCATTAAGTCAATACAACTACCGTGTTCGACTCTTCTGAGCTACACTTTTACCTCAACCTCTTTTGTATAATCCTTGACCGTGTTGGACTCTTCCTAAGCTACACTTTTACCTCAAGCTCTTTTGTATAATCTTTGATGAATTGGATAGAGTACACAGGCTTTTAGGAGACCCTCTTACCTTAGTTTGATTCCTGGTAGGCCTCTTTTTCTAATGCTTTTCATTTTATTATTCGTCAATAACATAGTATATGATACTTAGGAAGTTTTTTCTTATCTAAACCTATTTTTAAAGGGGCTTTCTCTCGTGTTTTCACCGAGTCTAACATAACTCAAGGACTATCATATGTATATGAGTGAACATTTTATGAtggatgggctcccatcatattTGTATTATCATTTATAACACATCATGACACTGTTATATACTTGATTTACATctcatataatattataaaaaggTGAGCACTATGTACTTTAGAGATATGTGACAACTCAAAGATCATTGAATTGAACAATTCATTTCAAGTAAAAACTTGGCTACAAAACCACATTGTTTGTCATCGAGAAAGATTACATGGTCCCAAGTAGACCCAAATAGATTGTTTTCCGATTTTCAAAGTTAAACTGCCCAAACAATGAACTTTTTCAATAGCACACACACCACCTGAAATAAGGTCCCCTACCCCTTACACACAACACACAAACAACAACAAATAAAGCAAATTTAATTTAAGTGGTTATAAGTTAAAAAAAGCAAAGAGTTGAGGTGTGCATTAAGTGTAAACACACAACCCACCCCCAAGATCACACTTTGCTTTTTCCGTCAAAATGTCACAGGTTCCAAAGCAACATCATAATTAAACGACATCGTTGCGGTTGTTCCCACTGTTTGCTTTTTTCGATTTCCATACGTTGGAAGAAACCCAATAACGTCTTTTCGTTCAAGAAAAGGCCCCCCACACGTGCATTCCTTCATTAGTATAAATATAtttcaatattttattaaatttttaaacaaatttatATCACATATTCACGCATTACGACTTCCTTCTTGGCATAAATTATTGTCACTAATAAATAGCAAAACAATAATAAATTATAATGCGTATATTATATACAAAAGTCATTATTACATTAATGTTTGAAAGACAGAAAATTTGATTATAAAGAGCGTTACTTAAAATAAGTAGTAAAGTACAAGTACGATTTATTTGATATCTATATTTTATTTCACGTATAATGACATAGTAAGTATGGGTGGATTGAACAATTAAAAAATTAGTAGTACAcagtaataatttttttttctttatacgAAATTTATTATACATTTCGCATTaatgtatatttaaaaaaaaaaaaaaaaaaaaaaaaaaaaaaaacggagaaTCTAATTTTCTGTCCGTTACCGGTAACTCCGGCGGTGACTCCGTCAAAATTTTGAAACAGAATCAGCAAGTTTTCCGATCTTTTCCACAAGCTCCGGTGATATTTTCTTCGCCGGTTTACGTTCTTTTACCTTTCGGAAATCGAATCCGAAGGCGTCGGAGACCTCTTCGGAGCTCCATCCAGCTTTCTGGAGAGATTCCGATAACCGATTTGCTTTAAGAAGAAGAGCGTCGAGAACGGCTTGGTTGTCTAGTAACACCATCTCGCCGTCGAAGAAGCCGGAAGAAGAAACGTCGACGATCTCCGACACGTCGGAATCAGCCCATCCACCGTCTTTTAAAACAGAGCCGATCTCCTGTACATATGTGTCCACCCATTTCGGGATTCCAGATCTTTGGATTTCAAAGTATCTGTCAGGGGAAGaggatgatgaagaagatgaatttgAGTATGAGTTTGAGTTTCTCTTCCGGCGGTCGACGGCGGCGTcgctccaaaactcgatccatCTCGGAGTTTTACCTCCGGCAACCGCGTCTAGACTCCTTCGAGAAATATTCGATAACATTCCGGTAGATTTTTCGTTTACAGAACGCTGTTTCATTACTTTATGTAAATCGGACTTTGTGAACAACGTTGATTTTTCCCGGTCGAAGAAATCCGAAAGATCAAATCCACAGCAAAAAATCTGGTTTTCATCGACGTAAAAAATGGGGTTTCCGGCCAACGACGGATTACACGGAATGTAGCAGTGATTAAAAACTGGTACAAGAAGCGGCGCCCGTCTCAAAGCGTTCCTCGCTATCTTCATGGCTTTTTCCGGCTCCGACGGCCGTACACCCCATGACTTCGACCATAAAGCGTTCCTCGCGATGTGAAAAGAGATGGCGGCGATTGGTAGGTCTAGGGTGGCGCGTAGCTGTTGTCGAGCTGATCCAGTAGACCGCCAATCTGGAAAACCAGGACCCACCGGCAAACCGGCTGAAAGAACAGCTTTAAGGTCCGGCGGAAATGCAAACCCAAATTCGGCTTCAGCCCTCGCAAATTCCTTATCTGATAATCCATGTTGAACAATTACACCGGAGCTTTTGAGATGGGTTAATACTTTATCGGCGAGGGAAGTGAAGGAGATGAGACTGTTACGAGCTGGGAGTGGGGTTGAGGGTGATGATGCGGCGGCTCTGGCGGAAAGGCGACGGAGACCAGCGAGATGTGCAGGGTTTAAGCCAGTCATTCTCCGATCAACATCCACCATCTTTCTTGATCTTTAATGACTTTCAGTAATATAAGAAAGAAAAAGAATCCCAGTTTAAAAAATGAAATCTTTGATCGAAAGATGAAAAAAAGAATTTGTTTGTGGGTTTGGGTGTTGTGTTAGCTtcggagaagagagagagagactacgAAGTGATAATGGTGAAGTGAAAATAGAGGAAAGAAAGGGGATGATGGGTCGATTGTAAAGGATTGTTGGGTATTTGTAGCCTGCCATAATGGTGGGACCCACTTTTTTTCATTAGATCTTACTTCtgcttttttcatttttttttttcgtttttgaaatttgtttattatttaaCCATCAAAGCAAGTTTTCTTTAACATTTAACAACACACACCTCGATCTCATTATCAAATTTAAAGTCTTTTTCCCTTACATTTCTATTACCACATAAGCCAATACAAAAATCATAATAGAAAAACGTTTTTGTATTACCACATAAACCAATATAAAATCTTTTTTATATGGTAAAGtcaattattttgaaaactaaGTCTATAGATGTAAGGGATAGAACATTGATATACATGATCCGTTGTACTCTATTAAGAAGTTTTACCGCATCCGACGCAAGGAAACCAAACGTATAAAATACAAATGGTACGAACACATGTTAATTTTTCATGCACGAGTTCTCATGTTTGGTGGTCTTGCATTTAACATCTTTTAAAACAGCATGTCCTGCCATGAAAACCTCATCACTCAGTCCCACGAGAGGGGATAGCCCTGTAAGGTCCACACATGCATATTTCCCTccaacccatccaaaaatcaGAACGTCGGCCGGTCtaagggttgaccttccttctgtcgggTCAGTCAAAAAATTCACAGGAGCCTCTTTTTTGGCGGAAACCCCGATACacttaaatatgtcaaacaaaacatcACAGACCATATTGTGTCTGTATTTAAACCCCGGGAGTTCTTTAAAATGAATTACATTctctccaaaagagtccaaacatatATTGTGGCACATCGAACATATCTTGTCAGTTGACAATATTGTGATCATGAGTTGACATTTAAGGATAGTGCGATACTCCATAGGAAACAGATGTTGGACAAGCTCATCTATAAGGATAGctagaagaaaatcttgagcGTGTGGTGCATGTAAACACTGGAAAACTGCTTTCTGCCAATCCTTCATGTCGAGatgcacttccatatcttggacaattttacTAAAAAAGGGCACTCGCCAACATATCATGGGATTTAGGGGGTGTCCTTAGTAATAAAACTGCTAAGGTCAATGTTTGGAAGCTTGTTACGAAGAGAAGCCAAGGCAGCAACATAATTAGAATCCATACAATAAATGTCGCTATCCTGTAAGATGTGGTCGTGCAATACCCAAGATTGGGCCCTTGAGGCAACAAATTAAAAAAGTTAactcttttaaaaaaaaacatgaatcaaataagaaggaataTGAGCTTAATATTAAGTTGGTGATGTAGCTAGCTCCATTTATGACATTACCTACCATATATATGTGTCTCGTCCATAACTTTTACCCCAAGCGTGCATTGGTTCCTTGGACCTTATTATTGGCATCTTCTTTCTTATAATGTACTAGTTCTATTTTTCCCATGTATATGTTGCTTGCATTTGATTTCCCACACCTTTGTATATTGTTTCATATTTAATGTCATATGTCGAATGTTATTTTTGTGAAAAGAATCATCCTATCATCAGGTGGAGACATGATTCTTAACATTTACCTTtcatttactttattttataagaATTATGGGGCTTGTTCTTATTGTATTATTATAGTTATATGTTTACTGTTAGGATTGAAACTCtaaagatcgatagattcaaacaGGTAAACAGATTAAGAACAAGGAACGAATATcaaatgtgttgaatgattgaatATCAcaaccttagaagagctcgattcaGAACTGCTACCATAAAGGTGTGTATGGTTTACAATGCAAAAGACGATTACAAATAATAGTGCATGCATCCACCTTAAATAGCTATACCCTAGATAATAAATAACGGGTGGACAAGCCCAATCTGGTTACATAAAATACTAAACAAAAGCTCACAATGACGCAACACTTTAAgctctaacaatctccccctttgcgtcgaTTAAGGCAAGGTATCTT
The genomic region above belongs to Lactuca sativa cultivar Salinas chromosome 4, Lsat_Salinas_v11, whole genome shotgun sequence and contains:
- the LOC111896673 gene encoding uncharacterized protein LOC111896673 translates to MVDVDRRMTGLNPAHLAGLRRLSARAAASSPSTPLPARNSLISFTSLADKVLTHLKSSGVIVQHGLSDKEFARAEAEFGFAFPPDLKAVLSAGLPVGPGFPDWRSTGSARQQLRATLDLPIAAISFHIARNALWSKSWGVRPSEPEKAMKIARNALRRAPLLVPVFNHCYIPCNPSLAGNPIFYVDENQIFCCGFDLSDFFDREKSTLFTKSDLHKVMKQRSVNEKSTGMLSNISRRSLDAVAGGKTPRWIEFWSDAAVDRRKRNSNSYSNSSSSSSSSPDRYFEIQRSGIPKWVDTYVQEIGSVLKDGGWADSDVSEIVDVSSSGFFDGEMVLLDNQAVLDALLLKANRLSESLQKAGWSSEEVSDAFGFDFRKVKERKPAKKISPELVEKIGKLADSVSKF